The following are from one region of the Micrococcales bacterium genome:
- a CDS encoding CHASE domain-containing protein, translating to MADDDASPKPSEWKYAIPVALLAALGIALTIGLVQMQRHYVRAGADHAVSDAVSASAERAGQSLGTLNGSLSAVAGWFAVDNLVSEPEFRTFVQQAFKDRDDVQAVQYARLISANQRAGLEQQLAADGHAGTIAEAGPQGLQAAGDREQYLPILYTYPAAGNQNVYGLDALARPQTQPAILQSRDTGRTAVGPLIDIVQNATPSPVGFRTGLTARSATLHPGSATGGLVRHGRGRPAGAGLDG from the coding sequence GTGGCCGATGACGACGCGTCGCCGAAGCCATCGGAGTGGAAGTACGCCATCCCGGTGGCGCTGCTGGCTGCGCTCGGCATCGCGCTCACGATCGGTCTGGTCCAGATGCAGCGCCACTACGTCCGCGCAGGGGCCGACCACGCTGTCTCCGACGCGGTGAGTGCCTCCGCAGAGCGGGCTGGTCAGTCCTTGGGAACGCTGAACGGGTCCCTGAGCGCGGTGGCCGGCTGGTTCGCGGTGGACAACCTGGTCTCCGAACCGGAGTTCCGTACGTTCGTCCAGCAGGCCTTCAAAGACCGCGACGACGTCCAAGCCGTGCAGTATGCGCGCCTGATCAGCGCCAACCAGCGCGCCGGCCTCGAGCAACAGCTGGCCGCGGACGGACATGCCGGCACCATCGCGGAGGCGGGGCCGCAGGGCCTGCAGGCTGCGGGTGACCGCGAGCAGTACCTACCGATTCTCTACACCTACCCGGCAGCCGGGAACCAGAACGTCTACGGGCTCGATGCTCTGGCCAGGCCGCAGACACAGCCGGCGATCCTGCAGTCGCGGGACACCGGCCGCACAGCCGTCGGCCCACTGATCGACATCGTGCAGAACGCGACGCCGTCCCCTGTTGGCTTTCGCACCGGTCTGACGGCCCGGAGCGCGACCCTCCACCCTGGCTCAGCGACAGGCGGCCTGGTCCGGCATGGTCGTGGGCGTCCTGCGGGTGCAGGACTGGATGGCTGA